In Deltaproteobacteria bacterium HGW-Deltaproteobacteria-18, a genomic segment contains:
- a CDS encoding anaerobic glycerol-3-phosphate dehydrogenase subunit A yields MTILTTRVLIIGAGVTGAGLLRDLALRGVQALLIEQHDVNSGASGGNHGLLHSGARYVASDVEAAVECREEGDILRRLAPQCIEDTGGLFVAVRGDNERYASDFPALCAKSGIPCQGLELRTARVMEPALSENLIAAFAVQDGAVDPFMLSLDNISQALSLGCTMRRNLAAVSMEVTDNRVTLVRCRDITTGGEVLIEAELVINASGAWAGRIAALAGAHINILYSMGSLIITQDRIATRVINRLRPPSDADILVPGGTVSILGTTSIRVPTPDGCRPSVAETDRIIDDARAMLPILDRTRYIRAYAGVRPLVSMGPAGDDRAVSRGFSLIDHAGEGVENFMTITGGKLTTYRLMAEKAADLACAKLGVFARCRTRTEPLPPSSMGKWTEPGRGPKSWVESRAEDDIVLCECEMISRSVIDAIVDEAKDMRGRSMLKAIGMRSRVGKGPCQGGFCGPRITGHLYDREISTGTQGLAELKTFTERRWRGFSPILWGVPLMQADLQEALHCGAMDLEFGPAPSTRDEDSEKCPAPAFKEQS; encoded by the coding sequence ATGACCATTCTCACAACCCGGGTTCTCATCATCGGCGCCGGTGTCACTGGCGCGGGATTGCTGCGTGATCTGGCCCTGCGCGGCGTGCAGGCTCTTCTGATCGAACAGCACGACGTCAATTCCGGTGCGTCCGGCGGAAACCACGGACTGCTGCACAGCGGCGCGCGCTATGTGGCTTCCGATGTCGAGGCCGCAGTGGAATGCAGGGAGGAAGGCGACATCCTGCGTCGGCTTGCGCCGCAATGCATCGAGGACACGGGCGGACTTTTCGTGGCCGTGCGCGGAGACAACGAGCGCTATGCCTCCGATTTTCCGGCTCTCTGCGCCAAAAGCGGCATTCCCTGCCAGGGCCTTGAGCTGCGTACCGCCCGTGTCATGGAGCCCGCCCTGTCGGAGAATCTCATCGCCGCCTTCGCGGTGCAGGACGGCGCGGTGGATCCGTTCATGCTCTCCCTCGACAACATCTCCCAGGCCTTGAGTCTGGGCTGCACCATGCGCCGCAATCTCGCCGCCGTCTCCATGGAAGTGACGGACAACCGTGTCACCCTGGTGCGATGCCGGGACATAACCACCGGCGGCGAAGTCCTGATCGAGGCCGAACTGGTGATCAACGCCTCGGGGGCCTGGGCCGGACGGATCGCGGCCCTGGCCGGTGCGCACATCAACATCCTCTATTCCATGGGCAGCCTCATCATCACCCAGGACCGCATCGCCACCCGGGTCATCAACCGGCTGCGCCCCCCTTCCGACGCGGACATCCTCGTGCCCGGCGGGACCGTGTCCATCCTCGGCACCACCTCCATCCGCGTGCCCACGCCCGATGGATGCAGGCCAAGCGTGGCGGAAACGGACCGCATCATCGACGACGCCCGCGCCATGCTGCCCATCCTGGACCGCACCCGCTACATCCGGGCCTACGCCGGGGTGCGGCCGCTTGTCTCCATGGGTCCGGCCGGTGATGACCGTGCGGTCAGCCGGGGCTTCTCGCTCATCGACCATGCAGGCGAGGGCGTTGAAAATTTCATGACCATCACTGGCGGCAAGCTCACCACGTATCGGCTCATGGCCGAAAAAGCGGCGGATCTGGCCTGTGCGAAACTAGGGGTTTTTGCGCGTTGCCGGACCCGCACGGAACCATTGCCGCCTTCCAGCATGGGCAAATGGACCGAGCCCGGGCGGGGTCCAAAGAGCTGGGTGGAGAGCCGCGCCGAAGACGACATCGTATTGTGCGAATGCGAGATGATCTCGCGCAGCGTCATCGATGCCATCGTGGACGAGGCCAAGGACATGCGCGGCCGCTCCATGCTCAAGGCCATCGGCATGCGCAGCCGGGTCGGCAAGGGTCCGTGCCAGGGCGGTTTTTGCGGACCGCGCATAACCGGCCATCTTTATGACCGCGAAATCTCCACCGGAACCCAGGGGCTGGCGGAGCTCAAGACCTTCACCGAGCGCCGCTGGAGAGGTTTTTCACCGATACTCTGGGGCGTGCCACTCATGCAGGCCGACCTGCAGGAGGCCCTGCATTGCGGGGCCATGGACCTGGAGTTCGGACCCGCCCCTTCGACCAGGGACGAGGATAGCGAAAAATGCCCTGCCCCGGCCTTCAAGGAACAGTCATGA
- a CDS encoding DeoR family transcriptional regulator, whose product MHDAPAGKADGQDTGARHVTVRQRHAEMIRMVRETGFATIQSLADHFGITPQSVRRDINTLNAKGLLQRYHGGAGPCLSTENLDYLDRKVLCLSEKRVIGQMVAQAIPNKSSLFINIGTTTEEVARALGGHKNLRVITNSLNVASILTGNPEVEIIVAGGLIRHHDGGIVGEAAIDFIRQFKVDFGIIGISGIDMDGTLLDFDYREVRAARAIMDNSRQVFLVTDHTKFGRNAMVRLGNIEEIDVLFTDKTPPASVLDQMKRGNVKLHVDEGPEN is encoded by the coding sequence ATGCATGACGCTCCTGCCGGCAAAGCCGACGGTCAGGACACGGGAGCCAGGCACGTCACGGTCCGTCAACGCCATGCCGAAATGATCCGCATGGTCCGGGAGACGGGATTCGCCACCATCCAGTCCCTGGCCGATCATTTCGGCATCACTCCCCAATCCGTACGCCGGGACATCAACACCCTGAACGCCAAGGGTCTCCTGCAACGCTATCACGGGGGGGCGGGGCCATGCCTGAGCACGGAAAACCTGGACTATCTGGACCGCAAGGTGCTCTGCCTGTCCGAAAAAAGAGTCATCGGGCAAATGGTGGCCCAGGCCATCCCCAACAAATCTTCGCTTTTCATCAACATCGGCACCACCACCGAAGAGGTGGCCAGGGCCCTGGGCGGACACAAGAATCTGCGGGTCATCACCAACAGCCTCAATGTCGCCTCCATCCTGACCGGAAACCCGGAGGTGGAGATCATCGTGGCCGGCGGCCTGATCCGTCATCACGACGGGGGCATCGTCGGTGAGGCGGCCATAGATTTCATCCGCCAGTTCAAGGTCGATTTCGGCATCATCGGCATCAGCGGCATCGACATGGACGGCACTCTGCTCGACTTCGACTACCGGGAAGTGCGCGCCGCCAGAGCCATCATGGATAATTCCAGGCAGGTTTTCCTGGTCACCGACCACACCAAGTTCGGGCGCAACGCCATGGTGCGCCTGGGCAACATCGAGGAAATCGACGTCCTGTTCACGGACAAGACGCCGCCGGCAAGCGTTCTCGATCAGATGAAACGCGGGAACGTGAAACTGCACGTCGATGAAGGGCCGGAAAACTGA
- a CDS encoding ABC transporter has translation MGLQLDSIDRIVDGEMHLKDISLNFETGQRYVLLGRTQAGKTSLLRIMAGLDRPSKGKVLADGKDVTGVSVRRRSIAMVYQQFINYPSQTIFENIASPLRIAGTPKAEIERRVMETARMLHLDPLLSRLPAELSGGQQQRTAIARALVKEAQLLLLDEPLVNLDYKLREELRDELQQIFGERESIVVYTTTEPTEALMLGGNIIIMHEGRVLQTGPTADVYHHPATTQVAEVFSDPPINFITAEVDEHKAHLRIGIDLPLTGHLCGLPPGVYKFGIRSHHFNLNRKTSEDVEIRTVVELAEINGSETFVHFHYRNRSLVLQEQGVRSYKVGQEISVFVRPCDVYVFGEDDRLVKAPACPATCVQSAN, from the coding sequence ATGGGGCTTCAGCTTGATTCCATTGACAGAATTGTGGACGGCGAAATGCACCTCAAAGACATTTCGCTCAATTTCGAAACTGGCCAGCGCTATGTGCTGCTGGGCCGCACCCAGGCCGGCAAGACCTCACTCCTGCGCATCATGGCCGGGCTTGACCGCCCGTCCAAAGGCAAGGTCCTGGCCGACGGCAAGGACGTGACCGGCGTGTCCGTGCGCCGTCGCAGCATTGCCATGGTCTATCAGCAGTTCATCAACTATCCATCCCAGACGATCTTCGAAAACATCGCCTCGCCCCTGCGCATCGCGGGGACGCCCAAGGCCGAGATCGAGCGGCGGGTCATGGAGACAGCCCGGATGTTGCATCTGGACCCACTGCTTTCGCGACTGCCGGCCGAGCTTTCCGGCGGTCAGCAGCAGCGCACGGCCATTGCCCGGGCCCTGGTCAAGGAGGCCCAGCTTCTGCTCCTCGATGAACCCCTGGTCAATCTGGACTACAAGCTGCGCGAGGAACTGCGCGACGAGCTGCAACAGATCTTCGGCGAGCGCGAGTCCATCGTGGTCTACACCACTACCGAACCCACCGAGGCCCTCATGCTCGGCGGCAACATCATCATCATGCACGAGGGCAGGGTGCTGCAGACCGGCCCCACGGCCGACGTGTACCATCACCCGGCCACGACGCAGGTCGCCGAAGTCTTCAGCGATCCGCCCATTAATTTCATCACCGCCGAGGTCGATGAGCACAAGGCGCATCTGCGCATCGGCATCGATCTGCCCCTGACCGGCCATCTGTGCGGCCTGCCACCGGGCGTCTACAAGTTCGGCATCCGTTCGCATCACTTCAACCTGAATCGCAAGACCAGTGAAGATGTGGAGATCCGTACCGTTGTCGAACTGGCCGAAATCAACGGCTCCGAAACCTTCGTGCATTTTCACTACCGCAACAGGTCTCTGGTCCTGCAGGAGCAGGGGGTGAGATCCTACAAGGTCGGGCAGGAGATTTCGGTCTTCGTGCGTCCTTGCGATGTCTACGTGTTCGGTGAGGACGACCGTCTGGTCAAGGCACCGGCATGTCCCGCCACTTGCGTCCAAAGCGCCAACTAA
- a CDS encoding ABC transporter ATP-binding protein yields MAKIELENIAHSYRSKPASDDDFALKKVHTVWEDGGAYALLGSSGCGKTTMLNIISGLLTPSQGRVLFDGQDVTKLPPEKRNIAQVFQFPVLYDTMTVFDNLAFPLRNRKVEEGEVRSRVHEIAEILDLSPYLNKRASGLAADAKQKISLGRGLVRKDVAAILFDEPLTVIDPHLKWQLRRKLKEIHQQFGLTLIYVTHDQTEAMTFADKIVIMYDGALLQIGSPDELFEDPAHTFVGYFIGSPGMNLLPCKVDGNQAVLDCGSIPLDPAVAARAGQGEFKIGIRPLYLELSDEPRDGAVAGRIVSVEFEGSSRIVTVESGSAKLKVRVPEGRPIPADSCWVFFPPRRTKLFRDQFLVK; encoded by the coding sequence ATGGCCAAAATCGAACTTGAGAACATCGCCCACAGCTACCGGTCCAAACCCGCAAGCGATGACGATTTCGCACTCAAGAAAGTGCACACGGTCTGGGAAGACGGCGGCGCCTACGCGCTTCTGGGGTCCAGTGGCTGCGGCAAGACCACCATGCTCAACATCATCTCGGGCCTTCTGACCCCAAGTCAGGGCCGCGTGCTCTTCGACGGCCAGGATGTAACCAAGCTGCCGCCGGAAAAACGCAACATTGCGCAGGTTTTTCAGTTCCCGGTGCTCTACGACACCATGACGGTTTTCGACAATCTGGCCTTCCCGCTGCGCAACCGCAAGGTGGAGGAGGGCGAGGTGCGCTCGCGGGTGCATGAGATCGCGGAAATCCTGGACCTGAGTCCCTATCTCAACAAGCGCGCCAGCGGCCTGGCCGCGGACGCCAAACAGAAGATTTCGCTGGGCCGGGGGCTGGTGCGCAAGGACGTGGCCGCCATTCTTTTTGACGAGCCACTGACCGTCATCGACCCGCACCTCAAATGGCAGTTGCGCCGCAAGTTGAAGGAAATCCACCAGCAGTTCGGCCTGACCCTCATCTACGTGACCCACGATCAGACCGAGGCCATGACCTTCGCCGACAAGATCGTCATCATGTACGACGGCGCGCTGCTGCAGATAGGTTCGCCGGATGAACTCTTCGAAGACCCGGCGCACACCTTTGTCGGGTATTTCATCGGCAGCCCGGGCATGAACCTCCTGCCGTGTAAGGTGGACGGGAACCAGGCCGTGCTCGATTGCGGCAGCATTCCACTTGATCCGGCCGTGGCCGCGAGGGCAGGGCAGGGCGAATTCAAGATTGGCATCCGTCCGCTGTACCTTGAGCTCTCGGACGAACCACGTGACGGAGCCGTGGCCGGACGCATCGTCTCCGTCGAGTTCGAAGGCAGCAGCCGCATCGTGACTGTGGAATCGGGTTCGGCCAAACTCAAGGTCAGGGTGCCCGAGGGACGTCCCATCCCGGCCGACAGCTGCTGGGTTTTCTTTCCGCCTCGGCGGACCAAGCTTTTTCGCGACCAGTTTCTGGTCAAGTAG
- a CDS encoding ABC transporter permease: protein MEKWENNRAWFLILPVFVIVAFSAIIPLMTVVNYSVQDILGPGQSIFVGTEWFREMLTNSRLHDALVKQLIFSGLVLLIEIPLGIAIALTMPHKGWTASACLVLLALPLLIPWNVIGTIWIIFTRPDIGLFGAAINSLGLGFDHTANPLHAWITVMLMEVWHWTPLVVLLAYAGLRSIPDAYYQAAKIDGASRWAVFRYIQLPKMRGVLTIAVLLRFMDSFLIYAEPFVLTGGGPGNATTFLSIYLVKLSTAMDLGPAAAFSIIYFLIVLLFCWLFYQALQAVGTGDKS from the coding sequence GTGGAAAAATGGGAGAACAACAGGGCCTGGTTTCTTATCCTGCCCGTCTTTGTCATCGTGGCCTTCAGCGCCATCATCCCGCTTATGACCGTGGTCAACTACTCGGTCCAGGACATCCTGGGCCCGGGGCAAAGCATTTTTGTCGGCACGGAATGGTTTCGCGAGATGCTGACCAATTCCCGCCTGCATGATGCGCTCGTGAAGCAGCTCATCTTTTCCGGCCTGGTGCTCCTGATCGAGATTCCGCTCGGCATCGCCATCGCCCTGACCATGCCCCACAAGGGCTGGACCGCTTCGGCCTGTCTGGTGCTCCTGGCCTTGCCGCTGCTCATCCCCTGGAACGTCATCGGAACCATCTGGATCATTTTCACCCGGCCCGACATCGGCCTCTTCGGAGCGGCCATCAACAGCCTGGGCCTGGGTTTCGATCATACCGCCAACCCCCTGCATGCCTGGATCACGGTCATGCTCATGGAGGTCTGGCACTGGACGCCGCTGGTGGTCCTGCTGGCCTACGCGGGCCTGCGCTCCATCCCCGACGCCTACTATCAGGCCGCCAAGATCGACGGAGCCAGCCGCTGGGCCGTGTTCCGCTACATCCAGCTCCCGAAGATGCGCGGAGTGCTGACCATCGCGGTGCTGCTCAGATTCATGGACAGCTTCCTCATCTATGCCGAGCCCTTCGTGCTGACCGGAGGAGGCCCCGGCAACGCCACGACCTTCCTGTCCATCTATCTGGTCAAGCTCTCTACGGCCATGGACCTTGGGCCCGCCGCGGCCTTCTCCATCATCTACTTCCTCATCGTCCTGCTGTTCTGCTGGCTTTTCTATCAGGCTCTGCAGGCCGTGGGCACGGGGGACAAGTCATGA
- a CDS encoding carbohydrate ABC transporter permease codes for MRKRHFILVFYLVLLLLPIYWMLNMSLRTNADIMRSFELFPSSMTLDNYAKIFSDPSWYSGYINTMIYVSINTVISLVTALPAAYAFSRFRFIGDKHVFFWLLTNRMAPPAVFLLPFFQLYSTFNLIDTHIAVALAHCLFNVPLAVWILEGFMSGVPREIDETAFIDGYSFPRFFLAVFIPLIRAGIGVTAFFCFMFSWVELLLARTLTTTVAKPIAATMTRTVSASGLDWGLLAAAGILTIVPGALVIWFVRNHLAKGFALGRV; via the coding sequence ATGAGAAAACGTCATTTCATCCTGGTTTTCTATCTCGTCCTGCTGCTGCTTCCCATATATTGGATGCTGAACATGTCCCTGCGCACCAACGCGGACATCATGCGCTCGTTCGAACTCTTCCCGAGTTCCATGACCCTGGACAATTATGCCAAGATCTTCTCGGATCCGTCCTGGTATTCGGGCTATATCAACACAATGATCTACGTCAGCATCAACACGGTCATCTCGTTGGTCACGGCGCTGCCTGCAGCCTATGCCTTCTCGCGCTTCCGCTTCATCGGCGACAAGCACGTCTTCTTCTGGCTGCTGACCAACCGCATGGCGCCACCGGCCGTTTTCCTGCTGCCATTCTTTCAGCTCTATTCGACCTTCAATCTCATCGACACGCACATCGCAGTGGCCCTGGCGCACTGTCTGTTCAACGTACCGCTGGCGGTCTGGATCCTGGAAGGCTTCATGTCCGGGGTGCCGCGCGAGATCGACGAGACGGCCTTCATCGACGGGTACAGCTTCCCGCGCTTTTTCCTGGCCGTCTTCATCCCGCTCATCCGGGCGGGCATCGGCGTCACGGCGTTTTTCTGCTTCATGTTCAGCTGGGTCGAGCTGCTTCTGGCCCGCACCCTGACCACCACCGTGGCCAAACCCATCGCCGCGACCATGACCCGCACGGTCAGCGCCTCAGGCCTTGACTGGGGCCTGCTGGCCGCGGCCGGCATCCTGACCATCGTGCCGGGCGCACTGGTCATCTGGTTTGTACGCAACCATCTGGCCAAGGGCTTCGCCCTGGGCCGGGTTTAG
- a CDS encoding ABC transporter substrate-binding protein, with protein MQVRRVLLTGMLIVAFLGVTTLGFADEAAQKAAAKKWIEEEFQPSTLSKDEQMKEMEWFIKAGAPFKGMEIKVVSETIPTHEYESKVMAKAFFDITGIKVTHDLIQEGDVIEKLQVQMQSGENVFDGYVNDSDLIGTHFRYGAVVNLTDWMAGEGKDVTLPTLDIDDFMGKSFTTGPDGKLYQLPDQQFANLYWFRYDWFQKPELKEKFKAKYGYELGVPVNWSAYEDIAEFFTNDVKEIDGKAIYGHMDYGKKAPDLGWRFTDAWLSMAGAGDKGIPNGVPVDEWGIRVDGCRPVGASVSRGGAANGPAAKYALRKYMDWLRLYAPPGALGMDFYQSLPSLAKGNVAQQIFWYTAFTASMVEKGTPVVNDDGTPKWRMAPSPHGPYWEEGQKLGYQDCGSWTLLKSTPVDRRKAAWLFAQFCVAKSTSLKKAHVGLNPVRDSDIRHQSFTDRAPMLGGLVEFYRSPARVAWTPTGTNVPDYPKLAQLWWQNIGEAVSGEVTPETAMDNLAAEQDKILERLERANVQGDCGPKMNEPRDEQYWLDQPGAPKPKLENEKPQGETVDYDQLIQAWKAGKVK; from the coding sequence ATGCAAGTTCGACGTGTTCTCTTAACCGGAATGCTCATCGTGGCATTCCTGGGCGTCACCACCCTTGGCTTTGCCGACGAGGCAGCCCAGAAGGCGGCGGCGAAAAAATGGATCGAAGAAGAGTTTCAGCCTTCGACGCTCAGCAAGGACGAGCAGATGAAGGAAATGGAATGGTTCATCAAGGCCGGCGCCCCGTTCAAGGGCATGGAGATCAAGGTCGTCTCCGAAACGATTCCCACTCATGAGTATGAGTCCAAGGTCATGGCCAAGGCTTTTTTTGACATTACCGGCATCAAGGTCACCCATGACCTGATCCAGGAAGGTGACGTCATCGAGAAGCTGCAGGTTCAGATGCAGTCCGGCGAGAACGTCTTCGACGGCTATGTCAACGACTCGGATCTCATCGGCACCCACTTCCGCTACGGTGCAGTGGTCAACCTTACGGACTGGATGGCTGGCGAAGGCAAGGACGTGACCCTGCCGACCCTCGACATCGATGACTTCATGGGCAAATCCTTCACCACCGGTCCCGACGGCAAGCTCTATCAGTTGCCCGACCAGCAGTTCGCGAACCTGTACTGGTTCCGTTACGACTGGTTCCAGAAACCCGAGCTCAAAGAAAAGTTCAAGGCCAAATACGGCTATGAACTGGGCGTTCCGGTCAACTGGTCCGCCTACGAAGACATCGCCGAGTTCTTCACAAATGACGTCAAGGAAATCGACGGCAAGGCCATTTACGGCCACATGGACTACGGCAAGAAGGCTCCCGATCTTGGCTGGCGTTTTACCGATGCATGGCTGAGCATGGCCGGCGCCGGTGACAAGGGCATCCCCAACGGCGTGCCCGTCGATGAATGGGGCATCCGCGTGGACGGTTGCCGTCCCGTCGGCGCCAGCGTCTCCCGTGGCGGCGCCGCCAACGGCCCGGCCGCCAAGTACGCCCTGCGCAAGTACATGGACTGGCTGCGTCTCTACGCACCTCCCGGCGCTCTCGGCATGGACTTCTATCAGTCCCTGCCAAGTCTGGCCAAAGGCAACGTGGCCCAGCAGATCTTCTGGTACACCGCCTTCACTGCCTCCATGGTCGAAAAGGGCACTCCCGTGGTCAACGACGACGGCACCCCGAAATGGCGCATGGCTCCTTCACCTCACGGTCCATACTGGGAAGAAGGCCAGAAGCTCGGTTATCAGGACTGCGGTTCCTGGACCCTGCTGAAGAGCACCCCTGTTGACCGCCGCAAGGCCGCTTGGCTCTTTGCCCAGTTCTGCGTGGCCAAGAGCACCTCGCTCAAGAAGGCTCATGTTGGCCTGAACCCGGTTCGTGACTCCGACATCCGCCACCAGTCCTTCACCGATCGCGCGCCCATGCTCGGCGGTCTGGTTGAATTCTACCGCAGCCCGGCCCGCGTGGCCTGGACGCCCACCGGCACCAACGTGCCCGATTACCCCAAGCTCGCCCAGCTGTGGTGGCAGAACATCGGTGAAGCCGTCTCCGGCGAAGTCACCCCTGAAACCGCCATGGACAACCTGGCCGCCGAACAGGACAAGATTCTGGAACGCCTTGAGCGCGCCAACGTCCAGGGCGATTGCGGTCCTAAGATGAACGAGCCCCGTGACGAGCAGTACTGGCTCGACCAGCCCGGCGCTCCCAAGCCCAAGCTCGAGAACGAAAAGCCCCAGGGCGAAACGGTCGACTACGACCAGCTGATCCAGGCCTGGAAGGCCGGAAAGGTCAAATAA
- a CDS encoding competence/damage-inducible protein A, whose protein sequence is MTYSAIVEILVIGNEILIGDIQDTNTSWLCRLINSRGGHVARGTMLRDEVDEIAAEVRRALERGADVIFTSGGLGPTADDLTLAAVAQGLELPLELHPEALRMVREQYDRFHALGIMAQGGLNPGREKMAWLPKGGLPLFNPGGTAPGVLVQKGRTSIISLPGVPSELKRIIESSLQEFMQQTFGDGGSHGKTLRVLCNDESMLEPVLGHVVPRHPRVYIKSLASTVGMTPELDITLTVTGGEAGERVQLLDVAFGELCRGLAEQGIGFREMV, encoded by the coding sequence ATGACATATTCGGCCATTGTGGAGATTCTGGTCATCGGGAACGAGATTCTCATCGGCGACATCCAGGATACCAACACGAGCTGGCTTTGCAGGCTGATCAATTCCAGGGGAGGGCATGTGGCGCGCGGAACCATGCTGCGCGACGAGGTGGACGAGATCGCCGCAGAGGTCAGGCGCGCTCTTGAACGGGGGGCGGACGTCATCTTCACTTCCGGGGGCCTCGGCCCCACGGCCGACGATCTGACCCTGGCCGCCGTGGCACAGGGTCTTGAACTGCCGCTGGAACTGCACCCCGAAGCCTTGCGCATGGTCAGGGAGCAGTACGACAGGTTTCATGCCCTTGGCATAATGGCCCAGGGCGGACTCAACCCGGGCCGCGAAAAAATGGCCTGGCTGCCCAAGGGGGGCTTGCCGCTCTTCAATCCGGGAGGGACCGCTCCCGGCGTGCTGGTGCAAAAGGGGCGGACTTCCATCATCTCGCTGCCTGGCGTGCCCTCGGAACTGAAGCGCATTATCGAGTCCTCCCTGCAGGAATTCATGCAGCAAACCTTCGGCGACGGGGGCTCCCACGGCAAGACCCTGCGCGTGCTCTGCAATGACGAATCCATGCTGGAACCGGTCCTTGGGCACGTGGTCCCAAGGCATCCACGGGTCTATATCAAATCCCTGGCTTCGACCGTGGGCATGACCCCGGAGCTGGACATCACCCTGACCGTCACTGGCGGCGAAGCAGGGGAGCGGGTTCAGCTTCTGGACGTGGCGTTCGGAGAATTATGCCGAGGGCTGGCGGAGCAGGGGATCGGTTTCAGGGAGATGGTTTGA
- a CDS encoding chromosome partitioning protein ParA produces the protein MKVICPQCKKEHNIDESKIPAGATVAQCRACGHRFSLFEPAPEVEAPKPATRRIGVTLSKGGVGKTTTSVNLAAGLALAGYKVLLVDTDTQGQASYLLGQKPQVGLTELVTGELPAAETIVQARENLWLLAGGRSLAGVKRMIDRKDFGGELTLVEALEPIEKDFDFVIVDTSPGWDPLTVNVLFYVYELITPVSLEVMTLQGLVEFLKSLSSIQKYRSEVTLNYILPTFLDKRIKNPDAILDKLKDLYGEYVCTPIRYNVRLSESPAYGKTIFEYAPGSHGSQDYRDLVRKITGRTDLFA, from the coding sequence ATGAAGGTGATCTGTCCGCAGTGCAAAAAAGAGCACAACATCGATGAATCAAAGATACCTGCAGGCGCTACCGTTGCGCAATGCAGGGCCTGCGGCCATCGATTTTCGCTTTTTGAACCGGCCCCTGAAGTGGAAGCGCCAAAACCCGCGACTCGTCGGATTGGTGTGACCCTGAGCAAGGGCGGGGTGGGCAAAACCACCACCTCCGTCAATTTGGCCGCGGGGCTGGCACTGGCTGGCTACAAGGTTCTGCTGGTCGATACGGACACACAGGGCCAGGCATCCTACCTGCTGGGGCAAAAACCTCAGGTCGGGCTGACGGAGCTGGTCACGGGCGAGCTGCCTGCAGCCGAAACCATTGTCCAGGCCCGGGAGAATCTGTGGCTGCTGGCCGGAGGAAGATCGCTGGCTGGCGTGAAGCGCATGATCGACCGCAAGGATTTCGGCGGAGAGCTGACACTGGTCGAGGCCCTTGAGCCCATTGAAAAGGATTTTGATTTCGTCATAGTGGACACCTCTCCGGGGTGGGATCCGCTGACCGTCAACGTGCTTTTCTATGTGTACGAGCTGATTACTCCCGTCTCTCTGGAAGTCATGACACTTCAAGGACTGGTTGAGTTTTTAAAAAGTCTCTCGTCTATCCAGAAATACCGATCCGAAGTAACCCTGAACTACATCCTGCCGACCTTTTTGGACAAGCGCATCAAGAATCCGGACGCCATTCTGGACAAGCTCAAGGACCTGTACGGGGAATACGTCTGCACGCCCATCCGCTACAACGTCCGACTTTCGGAATCCCCGGCGTATGGAAAGACCATTTTCGAATACGCTCCGGGCTCCCACGGTTCGCAGGACTACCGCGACCTGGTGCGCAAGATCACCGGACGCACGGACCTGTTCGCTTAA